The region CATTCGCGAACCGGAGTCGCTGCTCATCGCTCCAGGCGAAAGCACCCATGTCCCATGCTGCGGAGAGGGGGAAGAGGTGGTCGAGCTCCACATCCTTAGGTCTGATGCGTTCGCGGGTGTACGGATCGATAACGTCAACCGGCTCCCACTGCCGGTGGGGAACGTTGCAATTAGGCTGCTCAAACGCGTACGCCATGGCATGCTCGCGAGTCGTACATCCGGTGGCATGGCGCTGCCAGCCTGGTCCGAAGTTGTCCCGCTCGTAGCCGATGATAGTAACGCGTTGGCGGGTCGTGGGGGCGTCGATACGCGAAAACCCCGTTGGAAACGGGGCGTACGCGATGGTCAGGATAAGTAGCAGAGTGAGGTAAACACGCACGTCTAGTTAGACGCGTGGGAGGCCCCTTCGGTTCCCGCAGTCGCCTTGAGCGCGTCAGCGAACGTTGCGTCCGGAGTGGTGAGCGCAAAGTTTGTCACTGCAAGAGCATGGTCAAACTCGTCTTCGACGCCCTGCTTCGGCTTGGTCAGCAAGGAGACAGCGACAAGCGCGATCGTCGCGAATGCGATACCCGGAACGATTTCGTAGATGATGCCGGACAGCGTGTCGGAGGAGCCCCACACGAATACCGTGATTGCACCGACGATCATGCCAGCGATGGCGCCCGGGGCAGTGAGACGACGCCAGTACAACGATGCAATTACAACGGGACCGAAGCTTGCGCCGAAGCCTGCCCACGCGAACGCGACCAGGCCCAGGATCGTGTCCGATGGGTTGATTGCCAGCACCATCGCGACCGCTGCAACCAAGACCACCATCGTGCGCGAGAGCACGAGCAGCACGGTCTGACTTGGACGCTGCTTCGCCACGGCCCGATAGATGTCTTCAATAAGCGCGGAGGAGGTGATCAATAGTTGGGAGGACATTGTGGACATAATCGCCGCGAGCACCGCTGTAAGGACGATACCTGCAATGAGTGGGTGGAAGAGGATGCGGGCTAGGTCCAAGAAGATGGTTTCGAAGCCGCTTTGGTCAGTGACACTGTGCGGTGTTTCAGCGAAGAAGACCGTCGATACGAGCGCGGTGAACACCGCACCCGCAAAGCAGATGGTGACCCAGCTGATTCCGGTCCGGCGTGCGCTGGCTGCCTCAGCCGGGGAGCGCAGCGCCATGAATCGGGTAACAATATGTGGCTGTCCCAGGTAGCCGAAGCCCCACGCCAAGTTGCCGATGATGGTTGCCAACGAGACACCGGCGATCATGTTGAAGTAGTCCGGATTGCCGGCCTCCCACGGGCCGTAGGCGTTGTGGGAAGCGAACGAGAAGATATCAGAGGGGGTATCGAGCGAGATCAGTGCCATCAGTGGCACCGTGACCAGCGCCAAGAACATCAAGACCCCTTGGACAACGTCGGTATAGCTCACAGCGAGGAAGCCGCCGATGAACGTGTACAGCACAGTAATCGAACCGACGATGAGTACGCCTGTGAGGTAGTCACCGTGGAAAGTGGATTCGAAGTAACGGCCACCCGAGACCATGCCTGACGAAACGTAGAACGTGAAGAAGAAAATAATGATCACGGCGGCGACGAACCGCAGGACGTGTGAGGAGTCACGGGTGCGGTTCTCGAAGAAGGACGGCAAGGTAATCGAGTTATTTGATACTTCCGTATAAGCGCGGAGGCGTGGTGCGACAAACTTCCAGTTCGCCCACGACCCGGCCAAGAGTCCAATAACGATCCACAGCTCGCTCATACCGGAAACGAACAATGCGCCCGGCAGCCCCATCAGCAGCCAGCCCGACATATCTGATGCGCCCGCGGATAGGCCTGCTACGAATGGGTGCAGTCCACGGTCGCCAAGAACGTAGTCGTCATACTTGCTCGTCTGGATCCACGAATAAAACCCGATGGCAACCATGACACCGAAGTACAACACTATGGCAAGGACAAGCCAGAAGCTATCGGCCATGTTTGCCTCCCTAAAGCAATAGAAAAAATAAGCGAGTAGAGTTTTAAAGATTACCGTTAGAACCGTAGTCGATGTAGCGAAATCAAGGATGGTATAAGGGTGGGCTTGCCAAAATTCCTTCTTCACGGGCTGTGGCTGCCAGATTCTGGTTTGCAGGTCTGGGTCGAGCAGGTGGCTGGCCATAAAATCATCACACTCGACGAAGTGCCGAAGGGGACCTTCCCCGAACCAGTCCACACACTGCTCGAAGGGGTCAAGTTCCGCCACCGCGGCAAGGTCATGTTGCGCACGCCGAAAGGCAAACTATTGCGGCTCCGGGTGCCGACGGCAGCATTCGCCCCCGATGAGGCAGTACAGTTTCTACGAGCAATGTCCTTCCTCCTGGACCCAGACGTTCCGGCACCGGAAGGGCTCACGGAGCAACAGCGGGCGTCGGTAGCCCCGGATCTTTTGTGGCTCATCCAGATGTTTCTCGGGCTTGAGCGGTTTGTACAGGCTGGCAGGGTATCGATTCACGTGCCGTCTCAGGACTTTCAGTGGTTCGCGCAGTGGCAGCTCGGCACCGGGGTGGAGGAACGCGGTTGGCTCGCGGATATGATTGCGGCTGCGCCGGGAGTACTTACAGAGAACAACCGACGGCTCGACGAAGACTGCTCGCGCACATTTGTGCACTGGATCGCGTCTGCCCAGCTGCGTAACTCCCCTATGCTGCGTGGTGAGCGCCCGTTTCCGTGGCACGATTTTGTACAGTCGCTGCTTAACGGGACGCCGCTACGGCGAGGCTCTAGCGCGTTTTCGCGACAGATGAGCCAGTGGAACGGCTCAATCACTGCGACAAATTTCCAACTGGTGTTCATCGTGGAGCAGCCCGCAGACACAGAAGATGGGGGCGATGAGGCGCTCACACAGTGGCCGATCCGGGTGAACGTGCGCTCCGGCGATGAATCGCCGCGGCCCATCCGGCTGTCGGAGTATGACGCCTATACGGTGCAGCAGCTCCACTCCGTGCTTCGCGACGCCATCAGGGTCTCCGACCTGATTGATCCATCGACGCACCGGCGTGCCGCGACAACGCCGGGCTCTGCGCTCGATGGCGACTGGGACGTGTACCTGTCCGCGGAAGAGATTGTGCAATTCGTGGAGACTGAGGTGAGCAAGCTTCGGCTTGCGAACTACGCGGTGATGCTGCCACGCGCCTGGACAACTGCGGAGACAACATCGAAGCTGCATCTTTCGGAAGCGAAGAACCCGTACGACGCAACAGCGGTGACCCGGCTTGGCTTCGGCCAGCTGGTCAATTACGACTGGCGCGTCAGCATCGGCGGCACTGAACTGACGGATGACGAAATGCAGCGGCTCGTCGAGTCGAAGTCTGGGCTGATCAAGTTGCGTGGCGAGTGGGTGCTCGCCGATACAAGGCACCTCGAGCGCACGAAGCGGTACATGGAGAAACTCCACGGGACGGCGCTTGCGCGGGCCAAGCGTGAAGCAGAAGAAGCCCGGACGACTGCGCAGCTCGCAGCTGATGCGGGAGCAGATGACGCCGAAGCGCTCGCTGCCCGCGCCGACCAGCTCGAGGAGGAGTACCAGAAACTCGAAGCGTCAGAGGAACACGGTGCGGTAACCGCGGAGGAGCTGCGTCAGCTTGCGCTGGAGAGTGGGCCAGACTCGCCGCTTGAGTTCACTGGGTCCCGTTGGTTTACGTCTCTGGTC is a window of Corynebacterium pseudogenitalium DNA encoding:
- a CDS encoding HNH endonuclease family protein; the encoded protein is MRVYLTLLLILTIAYAPFPTGFSRIDAPTTRQRVTIIGYERDNFGPGWQRHATGCTTREHAMAYAFEQPNCNVPHRQWEPVDVIDPYTRERIRPKDVELDHLFPLSAAWDMGAFAWSDEQRLRFANDPHNLIVTSSKANQQKSDMLPSEWMPPSIPQQCAYARQLARVANMYDLRVTTNDLRTMRRACKGWRGVAAHLIGIGMFPTTNSPR
- the putP gene encoding sodium/proline symporter PutP: MADSFWLVLAIVLYFGVMVAIGFYSWIQTSKYDDYVLGDRGLHPFVAGLSAGASDMSGWLLMGLPGALFVSGMSELWIVIGLLAGSWANWKFVAPRLRAYTEVSNNSITLPSFFENRTRDSSHVLRFVAAVIIIFFFTFYVSSGMVSGGRYFESTFHGDYLTGVLIVGSITVLYTFIGGFLAVSYTDVVQGVLMFLALVTVPLMALISLDTPSDIFSFASHNAYGPWEAGNPDYFNMIAGVSLATIIGNLAWGFGYLGQPHIVTRFMALRSPAEAASARRTGISWVTICFAGAVFTALVSTVFFAETPHSVTDQSGFETIFLDLARILFHPLIAGIVLTAVLAAIMSTMSSQLLITSSALIEDIYRAVAKQRPSQTVLLVLSRTMVVLVAAVAMVLAINPSDTILGLVAFAWAGFGASFGPVVIASLYWRRLTAPGAIAGMIVGAITVFVWGSSDTLSGIIYEIVPGIAFATIALVAVSLLTKPKQGVEDEFDHALAVTNFALTTPDATFADALKATAGTEGASHASN
- a CDS encoding DEAD/DEAH box helicase; the protein is MPKFLLHGLWLPDSGLQVWVEQVAGHKIITLDEVPKGTFPEPVHTLLEGVKFRHRGKVMLRTPKGKLLRLRVPTAAFAPDEAVQFLRAMSFLLDPDVPAPEGLTEQQRASVAPDLLWLIQMFLGLERFVQAGRVSIHVPSQDFQWFAQWQLGTGVEERGWLADMIAAAPGVLTENNRRLDEDCSRTFVHWIASAQLRNSPMLRGERPFPWHDFVQSLLNGTPLRRGSSAFSRQMSQWNGSITATNFQLVFIVEQPADTEDGGDEALTQWPIRVNVRSGDESPRPIRLSEYDAYTVQQLHSVLRDAIRVSDLIDPSTHRRAATTPGSALDGDWDVYLSAEEIVQFVETEVSKLRLANYAVMLPRAWTTAETTSKLHLSEAKNPYDATAVTRLGFGQLVNYDWRVSIGGTELTDDEMQRLVESKSGLIKLRGEWVLADTRHLERTKRYMEKLHGTALARAKREAEEARTTAQLAADAGADDAEALAARADQLEEEYQKLEASEEHGAVTAEELRQLALESGPDSPLEFTGSRWFTSLVGGMDRPAPERVDIPRTVHAELREYQRRGVDWLYYMSRNHLGAVLADDMGLGKTLQLLTLLAVEEERGQRTGPTLVVAPTSVVGNWAREAAKFVPHLSMYVHHGSARYKGEELREALKKHDITITSYGIASRDVIDLSLIEWDHVVLDEAQAIKNAGTRASKSVRALPARHRIALTGTPIENKLSELRSLLDFVNPGILGSQSFFRNHFARAIESRRDEGLADEMGERLQRLTAPFILRRLKTDTAIIDDLPDKAEHVLTVDMTAEQAALYTALVDRMQRELQERKGMARKGLVLATITRIKQICNHPAHFLGDGSPVLADGHHRSGKVARLVELLNEAVRTDQRVLIFTQYKAFGDILRPYLSDYLGELIPFLHGGVGKSARDAMVARFQEPNGPRAMLLSLKAGGTGLNLTAASMVIHLDRWWNPAVENQATDRAFRIGQKKDVTVYKMITRGTMEESIQDILDGKMHLAGAVIGEGEGWITELDADDLAQLMSYRGNGGERNL